The following coding sequences are from one Tepidimicrobium xylanilyticum window:
- a CDS encoding GrpB family protein codes for MMLSEKNSILRSDEELQKLTVGELKLHNAPIIIVEYDPNWPNLFEREANRIRSVLGSKALQIEHVGSTSVPGLCAKPIIDILLVVKNSADEPSYVPALEEAGYSLQIREPEWFEHRLFKGPDTDINIHVFSEGASEVDRILRFRDWLRSNESDRNKYAQVKRRLAKNKWRHVQHYADAKTSIVQEIMERANSIR; via the coding sequence ATGATGCTATCTGAAAAAAATTCTATACTTAGGAGTGATGAAGAACTTCAAAAGCTTACGGTGGGTGAATTAAAACTACACAATGCACCTATCATTATTGTGGAATATGATCCAAATTGGCCTAATTTATTTGAAAGGGAAGCAAACCGGATTCGTTCAGTACTTGGTAGCAAAGCGTTACAAATTGAACATGTTGGTTCGACTTCGGTTCCTGGGCTTTGTGCTAAACCAATAATTGATATATTGTTAGTTGTAAAGAACTCTGCTGACGAGCCTTCCTATGTCCCAGCATTAGAAGAAGCAGGCTATAGTCTACAAATTCGAGAACCCGAATGGTTCGAACATCGTTTGTTTAAAGGACCAGATACTGATATTAATATACATGTGTTTAGTGAAGGTGCGTCTGAAGTAGATAGGATACTACGCTTTCGTGATTGGTTGCGTTCTAATGAGAGTGATCGTAACAAATATGCACAAGTCAAGCGAAGGTTGGCAAAGAATAAATGGCGGCATGTTCAGCATTATGCAGATGCGAAAACATCTATTGTTCAGGAGATTATGGAACGGGCAAATAGCATTAGGTGA
- a CDS encoding zinc ribbon domain-containing protein, translating into MKSVKPGRGPSKMGMVSGIGATLFGIFWCIVAGKMGAWFMIPFGLIFVCMAIYNVIYHHHNATSENRYSIVDIVDGKEERDPLNEKYGKKASANQAIYDQNGIGAAYCPYCGASVDLEFNFCPKCGEKLPN; encoded by the coding sequence ATGAAAAGTGTAAAACCAGGAAGAGGGCCATCAAAAATGGGAATGGTCAGTGGAATTGGTGCCACCTTGTTTGGAATATTTTGGTGTATTGTTGCTGGAAAGATGGGAGCATGGTTTATGATTCCCTTTGGACTTATATTTGTCTGTATGGCAATCTATAATGTGATATACCATCATCATAATGCAACCTCAGAGAACCGTTATTCCATCGTTGATATAGTAGATGGAAAAGAAGAGAGAGACCCGCTGAATGAGAAATATGGAAAAAAAGCCTCAGCTAATCAGGCTATCTATGATCAAAATGGGATAGGTGCTGCCTATTGCCCTTATTGTGGAGCATCCGTAGATTTAGAATTTAACTTCTGCCCAAAATGTGGAGAAAAACTTCCTAATTGA
- a CDS encoding exodeoxyribonuclease III: MILISWNIDSLNAALTGTSSRALLSRKVLETIIGHYPDAIALQETKLPSTGPTKKHLEILRDMFPDYEIVWNSSVEPARKGYAGTMFLYKNRLSPSVTFPQIGAPDTMDYEGRIITLEFEQFYLTQVYTPNAGEGLNRLEERQMWDRKYANYLVELDKKKPVIAAGDFNVAHKEIDLAHPDSNRQSAGFTDEERQGFTNLLEKGFTDTFRYLHGDVTGVYTWWAQRARTSKINNSGWRIDYWLVSNRIADRVIRSEMIDSGPRQDHTPILLEIDI; encoded by the coding sequence TTGATATTAATTTCATGGAATATTGATTCATTAAATGCTGCATTAACAGGTACTTCAAGTAGAGCTTTGTTATCTAGAAAGGTATTAGAAACTATCATAGGGCATTATCCAGATGCTATTGCTTTACAGGAAACAAAGTTACCAAGTACTGGTCCTACTAAAAAACATTTAGAAATATTGAGGGATATGTTTCCTGATTATGAAATTGTTTGGAATAGTTCAGTAGAACCGGCTCGTAAGGGATATGCTGGTACCATGTTTTTGTATAAAAACCGTTTATCACCATCAGTGACTTTTCCCCAAATCGGTGCCCCAGATACCATGGATTATGAGGGGAGAATCATTACTTTAGAATTTGAGCAATTTTACCTAACACAAGTTTATACCCCAAATGCAGGGGAAGGCTTAAATCGTTTAGAGGAACGTCAAATGTGGGATAGAAAATATGCAAATTATCTAGTAGAACTTGATAAGAAGAAGCCTGTTATTGCTGCAGGCGATTTCAATGTAGCACATAAGGAAATAGACCTAGCTCATCCTGATAGCAACCGTCAATCTGCTGGTTTCACCGATGAAGAACGTCAGGGTTTTACAAATCTACTGGAAAAGGGCTTTACAGATACCTTTAGATATCTTCATGGTGATGTGACTGGAGTTTACACTTGGTGGGCTCAGCGGGCTAGAACAAGTAAAATCAATAATTCTGGTTGGAGGATTGATTACTGGCTGGTAAGCAATCGTATTGCTGATAGGGTTATTAGGTCTGAAATGATTGATTCAGGACCAAGACAAGACCATACACCAATATTACTTGAAATCGATATCTAA
- a CDS encoding CZB domain-containing protein, translating to MMQFVNSIRIAAEESKVSLNNTINSSYQMSEKIEAVSDTVSIHEDAKKSVEFAGQISQIDNQLSEMLGTMFQSLEGGIHAIKKEEILDVLSKAVKAHMKWIEVLKVSVDEMRIYPLQTNPRKCAFGYFYNAIRINYAEIIEEWKQVGEIHHRFHLIGDKAIEAIKNHQKGQALDLCNEAETLSKEIIHLMENIMSKLKSLDKLG from the coding sequence ATGATGCAGTTTGTCAACAGTATTAGGATTGCTGCTGAAGAAAGCAAGGTTAGTTTAAACAATACCATTAATTCGTCTTATCAGATGAGTGAAAAAATAGAAGCAGTATCCGATACCGTAAGTATACATGAAGATGCTAAGAAGAGTGTGGAGTTTGCAGGACAGATATCCCAAATTGATAATCAGTTGTCTGAAATGTTGGGCACGATGTTTCAGAGTCTTGAGGGCGGTATTCATGCCATTAAAAAAGAAGAAATACTGGATGTATTATCAAAAGCTGTGAAAGCTCATATGAAATGGATAGAAGTTCTAAAAGTTTCTGTTGATGAAATGCGGATTTATCCTCTGCAAACCAATCCAAGAAAATGTGCTTTTGGATATTTTTACAATGCTATACGCATAAATTATGCAGAAATAATTGAAGAATGGAAGCAAGTAGGTGAGATTCACCATAGATTTCATCTAATAGGGGATAAGGCAATCGAAGCCATAAAAAACCATCAAAAAGGCCAAGCTTTGGATTTATGTAATGAAGCAGAAACATTATCCAAAGAAATAATTCATTTAATGGAAAACATAATGAGTAAACTAAAATCATTGGATAAACTAGGATGA
- a CDS encoding helix-turn-helix domain-containing protein, with the protein MSIGAKIREIRQKEKLTLNELAEETGLTASYISQVERGLIEPSISSLRRIAAALCVPLYVFLTEEQEQHVLIRANERRKLELPHSNITYEFVTPMGADKKVKSKMEIIYLRLKGKSWSSDKPFVHPADECIFLIEGVMEVELGTEKYTLYEGDSIYIQENIPHRFYNPSDKMAIGISVISPCIY; encoded by the coding sequence ATGTCGATAGGTGCTAAAATTAGAGAAATACGCCAAAAAGAGAAGTTAACGCTTAACGAGCTAGCTGAAGAAACAGGATTAACTGCAAGTTATATATCCCAAGTTGAAAGAGGACTAATAGAGCCTTCTATATCCTCATTAAGAAGGATAGCAGCAGCTTTATGTGTACCGTTATATGTTTTTTTAACAGAGGAACAAGAACAGCATGTTCTAATACGTGCAAATGAAAGAAGAAAATTAGAGCTTCCCCACAGTAATATAACATATGAATTTGTCACCCCAATGGGAGCTGATAAAAAAGTAAAATCTAAGATGGAAATTATATACTTGAGATTAAAGGGGAAAAGTTGGAGTAGCGATAAACCTTTTGTACATCCTGCTGATGAATGTATTTTTTTAATTGAAGGGGTAATGGAAGTAGAGTTGGGAACAGAAAAATATACTCTTTATGAAGGGGATAGCATATATATTCAAGAGAATATTCCTCATAGGTTTTATAATCCTAGCGATAAAATGGCAATTGGTATTAGTGTCATATCTCCATGTATATATTAA
- a CDS encoding FprA family A-type flavoprotein: MKTLKIADGIYMFTMNVEDILFEGIWEIANGVTLNSYIVQGEKTAIIDGVIGWDGIPETLYVNLKEIGIDPKNIDYLIVNHMEPDHSGWISNFRKIKDDLTVICTEKAAKMVASFYGEDNIKIVKEGDILDLGKGKVLSFHPVPNVHWPDTMYTYERETKTLFSCDMFGAFGRMGDHCFDDELTPEEIDFFEFEGIRYYSNVMTTFTPSLRKAIEKAKTLEINTIAPGHGPIYRKNPQKIIDDYSRFSLYAEGAGKNEVTILWGSMYGMTAKAVDYVEGILQREGVKYNKLEMPLESDSEMVATVFKSAGIIIAAPTYEYKLFPPVATALNEIGRKKITGKVAFRFGSYGWSGGAEKELSEIIERHKMKWDFIESVEFEGVPKEEDLIKVEAGVLKLLEKMKAKVVE; the protein is encoded by the coding sequence ATGAAGACATTAAAAATTGCAGACGGAATATATATGTTTACTATGAATGTTGAGGATATACTATTTGAGGGAATTTGGGAGATTGCAAATGGAGTAACTCTTAATTCCTATATAGTTCAAGGGGAAAAGACTGCAATAATTGATGGCGTAATTGGTTGGGATGGGATACCTGAAACCCTTTATGTGAACTTAAAGGAAATTGGAATTGATCCAAAAAATATCGATTATTTGATTGTTAATCACATGGAACCAGACCATTCAGGCTGGATTTCAAATTTTAGAAAAATTAAGGATGATTTGACGGTAATATGTACTGAGAAAGCTGCAAAGATGGTAGCGTCATTTTATGGTGAAGACAACATAAAAATTGTTAAGGAAGGAGATATTTTAGATCTTGGAAAGGGTAAGGTACTGAGCTTCCATCCGGTACCAAACGTTCACTGGCCAGATACCATGTACACTTATGAAAGAGAAACAAAAACTCTTTTCTCATGTGATATGTTTGGAGCCTTTGGTAGGATGGGAGACCATTGCTTTGATGACGAGCTGACACCCGAAGAGATAGATTTCTTTGAATTTGAAGGAATAAGATATTATTCTAATGTAATGACAACTTTTACACCTAGTTTGAGAAAGGCAATTGAGAAGGCAAAAACACTAGAAATAAATACTATAGCACCTGGCCATGGTCCGATTTATAGAAAAAATCCTCAAAAAATCATAGATGATTATTCTAGGTTCTCCTTGTATGCTGAAGGAGCAGGTAAGAATGAAGTTACGATATTGTGGGGGTCCATGTATGGAATGACTGCAAAAGCAGTTGATTACGTTGAAGGCATACTTCAAAGAGAGGGTGTCAAATATAATAAGTTGGAAATGCCTTTAGAAAGTGATAGTGAAATGGTCGCAACTGTTTTTAAATCTGCAGGGATAATTATTGCAGCACCTACCTATGAGTATAAACTTTTTCCACCTGTGGCAACTGCTTTAAATGAGATCGGTAGAAAGAAGATTACAGGAAAGGTGGCTTTTAGATTTGGGTCATACGGGTGGTCTGGTGGTGCAGAGAAGGAGCTAAGTGAAATAATTGAAAGACATAAGATGAAGTGGGATTTCATTGAATCAGTGGAATTTGAAGGAGTACCAAAGGAAGAAGACCTTATTAAGGTAGAAGCTGGGGTGTTAAAGCTTTTAGAAAAGATGAAGGCGAAGGTAGTAGAGTGA
- a CDS encoding GNAT family N-acetyltransferase yields MPTKEHNAEELPGFVSLVDGKVKGIITYNINGDECEIVSHDSLHENIGIGSALINNVVNEAKINGCKRVWLITTNDNIHATRYYQKRGFNMANSNDNR; encoded by the coding sequence GTGCCAACCAAGGAACATAACGCTGAAGAATTGCCTGGATTTGTATCGTTGGTGGATGGGAAAGTGAAAGGAATCATAACGTATAACATTAATGGTGATGAATGCGAAATAGTATCTCATGATAGCTTGCATGAAAATATTGGTATTGGGAGTGCGCTTATTAATAATGTTGTTAATGAAGCAAAGATTAATGGATGTAAGAGAGTTTGGCTGATTACTACGAATGATAACATACATGCAACAAGGTACTATCAAAAAAGAGGTTTTAATATGGCTAATAGCAATGATAATAGATAA
- a CDS encoding MBL fold metallo-hydrolase, with protein sequence MSLSGHTTDSIGLLLEDGSLFCGDAAMNSFPSLNRITIWIENLEDYRRSWEVMLNLEPSMIYPSHGKPFKKEDLKKNMHKLGELKLYPLK encoded by the coding sequence ATGAGTCTTTCTGGGCATACAACAGATTCAATTGGCTTACTATTAGAAGATGGTTCTTTGTTTTGTGGTGATGCTGCAATGAATAGTTTTCCAAGTTTAAATAGAATAACCATTTGGATTGAAAATTTAGAAGATTATAGAAGATCCTGGGAAGTAATGCTCAATTTGGAGCCTTCAATGATATATCCCTCCCATGGGAAACCATTTAAAAAAGAAGATTTGAAGAAAAATATGCATAAGTTAGGTGAGTTAAAATTATATCCTTTGAAATGA
- a CDS encoding serine hydrolase domain-containing protein produces the protein MDYKKLHDFVAKNQKNICQITVMKKGNLVYTDTWNGFSENDNLHIASVTKSIISLLIGIAIDRNLIIDLDQKILDFYPDYQIKRGEKTIQQIRLRHMLSMTAPYKFKSEPWTRVCSSSDWTKAVLDLLGGRAGITREFKYVTLGIQVLSDIIYKTSGISTIEFANRVLFSPLGIKARIPYIAKNKEEHIAFITSKESRKGVWLCEPKGIAAAGFGLCMSSMDMAKIGQMCLEEGVYYNQKIIPSDWIKEMRSPFVQCGERFGNMAYGYLWWIIDSKNNVYAAIGDGGNVIYVNPGKELIIAVTSTFKPAVFDRIQFICEYIEPMVC, from the coding sequence ATGGATTATAAGAAATTACATGATTTTGTAGCTAAAAACCAGAAAAATATCTGTCAGATAACGGTTATGAAAAAGGGTAATCTTGTATACACTGACACCTGGAACGGTTTTAGTGAGAATGATAATCTTCACATAGCATCGGTGACAAAGAGTATTATTTCTCTTCTGATTGGTATTGCAATTGACAGGAATCTGATTATAGATTTAGATCAAAAAATATTGGATTTTTACCCTGACTACCAGATAAAACGTGGGGAAAAAACTATTCAGCAGATAAGGCTCAGGCATATGCTGTCTATGACCGCCCCTTATAAATTCAAGTCAGAACCATGGACCAGGGTCTGTTCCAGTTCGGACTGGACTAAGGCTGTTCTTGATTTGCTTGGCGGAAGGGCAGGTATCACACGGGAATTTAAATATGTTACCCTTGGAATACAGGTTTTAAGTGATATAATCTATAAGACTAGCGGGATAAGCACAATAGAATTTGCCAATAGGGTGCTTTTTTCTCCTCTTGGTATTAAAGCTCGAATCCCTTATATAGCAAAAAATAAAGAGGAGCATATTGCCTTTATAACTTCAAAGGAATCAAGAAAGGGTGTTTGGCTTTGCGAACCTAAAGGGATAGCTGCTGCGGGATTTGGATTATGTATGTCTTCTATGGATATGGCAAAAATCGGGCAGATGTGTTTGGAGGAAGGAGTGTATTATAATCAGAAAATTATTCCTTCTGATTGGATTAAGGAAATGAGATCTCCGTTCGTTCAATGTGGTGAGAGATTTGGTAATATGGCTTATGGCTATTTGTGGTGGATAATTGATTCTAAAAATAATGTTTACGCTGCAATAGGTGATGGTGGAAACGTCATTTATGTAAATCCAGGCAAGGAATTAATTATAGCTGTAACATCCACTTTCAAACCAGCTGTGTTTGACAGGATCCAGTTTATATGTGAATATATAGAACCGATGGTGTGTTAG